ttttttgtagaataatatgttttacaATTTTTTACTAATAAACTGAATGtgtttttcatattttttattaaattagtGATGTTTATACAAGAcaattcaaaaaataatatgtTCTGTAAAAAATGGTAAGGGTTGATTggtttattttttttttcaaaaaataagAAAATGAATGAAGAACAGTTACTTGTATATTCTAATTTATAATTACTCTTAATCGGATTGTTGGATCAATTAAGGGTGAAGGTTGTGATGGATGCAGTTGATacctttgaaaatgaaatggaCGCCGAAAAATATATACATCCAAATAGAATCAATTTTTCAAATATTGAGGGATATTGAAGGGCAAGTGACCGTAGTGACAAAAAATGGTTCAAATCTTtcataaaaaaatattgaaaatgaAAGTGAAGCAAGTTGAACCCATAACAACAAAATGATAATCAATGTGAAGCTCTAATgatataaaaagaaaaaaaagagcaTTTAAATCAGGTCGAACATGTAGACATAGATCTAGATGACACACAAAAAAAAAAGCTTTATCATACCAAACAAATCAAACTGTAAAAATTTAGTAGGAATTGTTCCGCCAATTCTTACCAACATATAATCTGGTAGGAATTGCCCGAGTTGTTAGAATATTTATACTAACAAAAGTACAATTAGCATATATTCTTTCCGTTGTTATCTTATGAGCATTATTATACCTCACTGGCCTCAATTTAACCGCAAGATCAGGTGAGGTGATCGATAATAAGAGACACAGAGAAGCTACCAGTAAAGAATACATTAGAAAATTGCGGCAACTTGTAAGTTCAAAACTACTCTATTCATAAAAATATGTAGTGCTTTTAGTGATTAAATGCTATTAAAAAGTTAGTAAATATTATTTAAGATTTTAGTGAATTTGTAAGTGACTGTATAAGATTTtcttttaatacttttttcattaAAACTACTCCATAAATAATGTTTGTGCTATCTTTATTTTTCATTACACAAGCCATGATAATAAGCTACTTGTGAGTTAAATACGAACAATGAAGAAAAATTCTTGGGGTGTTGCGACATGAGATTTCGAGTATGATAATTGAGCTCGTGACAAACAAGGCAAATGAATAACAAGATAACAATTAGAGTATGATAATTGAGCTCGTGACAAACAAGGCAAATGAATAACAAGATAACAATTAGAAGGAAATCTTGGCAAAAGTGGCATGGGAAGATATCCTATTTTAGTGTAGTGGGTGATCGAAGTGCACTATGGTGTGAAATGCTAACAAAAtatgaaatttcaaaaattattaattaGTGTGGAGTGCATCAAAAGGGAAAATGAATGATAATTACCTCTAGAAGAATCCTCGATAAGATACTCCAACTGAAATAATGAAGGGAAACACCGGTAACATAAGATATGATTAGAGAAAATATGTTTaggaaaatataatatatttaagtACCTCATAAATTATAAAAGCCTGTCATGCATGAAGTAGGTGATATGTGTCTTAAAATTTTTTAATTTGGGACGTGAAAATGGTCAATTTTGTTTCATACTAATGAAGAACATTGTTGTGGCTAATCTCAGGGTCATAGGCCTACCGTTATTAAtgtttaatatattatatatttattagtGTTAATTGGTATTTTAACAATGAAAGTAAAACCAAAAATGAATGGAAGTAAAACCAAAAATGAAtaggaaagaaagaaaagagtaAAACACAATCACTTTACATGACAACATATAGAAGGAAGAAAATGGATTTAACTCAATTTAGGCCCAATCTTAAAATCCAAAATCACAATTTAAGGGATTACATTCTCAGCTCAAGGTCTTGAAGTTTTTTACAACATAGAAATTTATAACATTTATGTACTGCTTACGAAATTAAGTGACtgtccataataaaatataaactCGGTGTATTTATAAAAATATACTCCAATAAATACTTGTATGATATTAATTAGGTACTTGTTGATCACTTTTATAGGGATGCATGCATAGAGTATAAAATGAACACAATCTCATTTCCATTAGGAAAATACTTAATGTATGACATGTGATGAGTTTTAATTGGAATGACCCACCATGTATTCACATCGACAAGTTGGATTAAAACATCACACGTCACGTCAATTGGCATGTCACGTCAATTGGCATATCATACTGTACAAATTTTTTGTACACAATTTCGATTTATATGTTTTAAGCTAGTACGAGCAAAATATTATAAAGATAACTTTCTTTTTTGAGATTAAACTTGAAAAAACCTATACAATTTCGATTAATATGTATCAAGATAGTGCTAGTACAAAGATAACATTATTTATATAAGATTAAACTTGAAAAACCTAGTAATTATAGATTTACGTGCACATTATGAATATCATCTGAACACAATCTCTTAGATTTGCGACTAAATTTAGGTATAGCTAGAAACTAAAAATTGGGGTGTTTAGTTGGGAATactttttgaaatgatttttggTTAATTCCAATCCCATGTTTGGTTCGGAATGTATTTTTCTCAAACCTAGGAGGAGGTTGGTATGGTAATGAactttatcattatttatttatatccatttaagaaattaaatgtaaataaaaaaaatcgaTGAACCAAATATAGactaaaataataattaaattagtattttaagttaatatattataataactcTCAATATTTTTAAATCTAACATATATATTCTATCACTCAACTAAGCACATGATATAATTTGAATAATTCCTCAACTCATAAGAGCATCTCTAATGATTGACACCATTCAAGGGTGCCAATTTTCTCacataataaaaatattatattttatattctCTCTCGTCCATATTATTTTCAAATCACTTTAATGGTTGTTATCCTGAGATGTCAACTTCACTGATTCAATGAAAATTTATATTAAAGAAATGATATTTTATGCAGCATTGGAAGCACAAATGAAATTGGTACCCTACTTCTTGGGATGCCAACTTTGGGCGGCCCATACCAAGTGATTCGACTCCCCAATCTGGCATTGCTCAACTTCAATGGGCAACCCATGCCAACTAATTCGACTCCCCAATCTGGCATTGCTCAACTTCAATGGAGTGCTAATAACGGTGCCAATCCACGTCATGCCATATGATGTGCTAACCCCTCTTGATACCCAGTATTGGTGTTGCACTAATACTCTGGCCTCATTTGTGGTTCTAGATCTCATACTGCTTCTTGAACCAAAGGACATGGTTAGTTTCTTAGCTCAGGAGTAAAGACAAAACAAAGAATAACTTAAACTTTCATGGACAAAAGTCTCTAATATGCAGTAATTAATATAGAAGTAGCTAGCTATCTAACTAAGATGTTTGTTGTTGGTTGTTGTTAAGAGCTAAGAGTATGCCAAGTATATATGAACCATACATGCACTAATGCACAAACCTTCCAAATCAGCACTTATCTTTTTCCATGATTATCATCAATTGCATGTCTTTGCTAGAAAATGCTTATGTCATTTTCCCCTTCTACCAGACCTTTCCAACCCTCTCATAATATACACTACACTACACTCCAGTACTCCTTAACACAGCAACAGTACCCAGTTAACACAAAAACACTACCCAGTGGCTTTTATCTCCATTTTCTGATCTGAATTTCACAAACATACACAGCTGAAGTCGATTATCACAAAGAAAAATGTAAGTTGTATATATTCTCCCATGCAATCTTTATGTAGTACATGAAAACATGTTTTCTTAATTTTGTTGTGAGATCTCGTACAAGCATATATTCATTTGATATGGCCTCTGACTCTATTTTAAGATCTAAATTTCATTGATCTATATATGTATATTTGGTATATTCATCATTACTTCcatgtattttttaattaattgTACAGATACGTTAATAAAACTCTTTTAACTTTGAAGGGACAATTTGGAACACAGTCAAACAATTGACGGCAAAGTTGCTGCAAATAATGAGTCTCAGACAATTACTGTTGAAAGCTCTGCTGCCATGATTCCACCAGCTGGGGCAGAAAATCAAAATGAAGACGATGACATATGTAAGTTGATTCCAGAAATACCATGGGAAGAATTTGACCTGGAAGATCTcaattttcttccttttcagAAGCCACCTGCAGAAATCTGTAATAATGGCTGTCAATTGCCTTTGGAGTTTGGACACCCTGGCAATCAAAAAATGTCAGCCGAACAATATCTAAACCCAAATGAGGCAAAATTTAATACGCTAACACCTGAGCTAAGGTCGCTGATAAAATGGCAATCTGAAAATGCGAGATTTGAAGGTCATGAAGCGGCCCTGGCAACAGGGGCTATAGGTAATCCTAAGCTTGGCGCAGAAAAGAACAAAAAGCGGAAAGGATTAGAAGTTGATGACAACTACCAAAATAACGCTCGGGTGGGTGTTTACTTTTCCCTCACATTCTTGTCTTTATGTGCTACATACAAGGGCTTAGCTGTATTAGTGTTATTTGGAAAATCATAGATATATTATTTCATTTGCTTAATAATTTATAGGCTagaataaattattttataaattgttTCAATTTGGTAGGTAAATGATGAAGACGATCAAAATTAATCTATTAATTTAACGAGATTATTCATTTATAGGCTACCCATAAACTAAAACGCCTATTTTATCTTAAATGAATTTATCAGGTTATGAGAAGAGGTGCCCCCACATCAGAAGCTTTTGAATTTCACACTCATCCGGGAAGGGTATTATTTGTTTACGATTCAATTTGTTTTGATAATAATAAATTCTTAATGTTTAGATTATTGTTTGACTAACTTGTATGTTGTTGCAGAAGAGCAGCTATAGTATCAACGACAAGTTGATGGAATTGCATGAGCTAGTTCCGGGCAGCCAAAAGGTCCGGTCTTTGGAAATAGTTTCGGTGTTACTAATTAGTAGTTAATATAGATAAATAAATTAGTATTAAGAATGGAAGAAGGTGGTTTTACAAGaaaaaattgatatatattataCAGGTAAAGAAATAATCAGATTATTTATTTGATTTGAGTGAAATTCTAGTAAAATTGTGTTCCCACCAACAAGATTATGTATAGACatgaaagaaatgttataacacATTCTCTAGTTTTAAGCAGGCAGATATGGCCACAACGCTGGGGGAGACAGTGCAGTATCTGGCACAGGTGAGGATCAGAGAGCATTTACTACAAGAGGAAATCAAGGTAAACGTACTGTATATATATCAATGTGTATATATCTTCACGGAAACACAGTGCACAGTACTTATAATTTAACGCGCCATTCTCAATGCCAGCAACTGAGAGAAGCCATGGGTAGCATATTGATGCATTCGAGTGTCCATGGAATCCCATTAAACATGGGAGTGAACACAGAGTTTGGGGGGTTGGAATCACCCTGGGCACACCCTCCAGTGAGAATGTTCAACTCGTCGATATCGACGATGAACAAGCCATCATTGTTGCAACAGAACTCAAATGCTTCAGCATCGAGTTCGTTTCAGCCTCCACAAGTTCCTGCACCTACTCGGTGGCAAAGTACTCTTCAGGATAAGGTACACACCTTCTTACAGCCTAGCTCTAGGCAATTATATCTCCTCTCTTTTTCACAAAACATAGACTCTTCACACTTAACTTTATCAAAGCTATATGTGTATGAGAACGTATATACCTAATGTGACAGGTTCTTCATCATAACGAGTTGTTTGTGCTTAATGAAGTGGTGATGAAAGATGTTTATACTCTAGAGAGAGTCTTTAGTATCCGAGATACAAAACTTCCTGATAAAAATCAGCAGCAGGCTATAATTAGTTagtttcttttcttcttctttttctgtGTCAATGTCGATTTGGTTATATATATAGGTCTGTATATTATTTTGGAACAAGTGATACCTGAATAAACACAAAAATTACAACTACAAATTAACTGAAGAGATGTAACTCAATCTCAGAGCTATATTGGCAAAGACCAAACATTATGGCTCCACTCATAAAAACCTTAGTTAGATTGATCTATTTGTGAAACGGCCGTTTCATGATATACAAGGGCATATGTAGTCTAAAATAATTGTTTAGTGGGGATGTTCTTCACCAACTTGAATGCCTTCGATATATAAGAAATATATATTCTGGATTTAATCATAAATTTTTATAAACATGATTATAAGCATTTAGATCTTCTGTAGTCAAATACTTTGCATTGGTAAGGTGTACAATGTGCATGTAGCAGAGTGATGTTGTTCTTGTACCAGTTATACTTGATATAACCCTTTATACttgataaattatttttgatACCTTTTTCCCGAATAATAGCAATTAAATTATATGCACGGGCTGCTAATCTTGATGTAATTAATTCAATAAACCGTGTTCTGAATTTAGTATCCACAGTAATTAGTTACTTTATAACGGTTTTAAGTGTCGGTATTTCAGTttaatttatgtatatttattgtTTGCAGGAAATTCAAGAACGAATCAAGAATTTAAAGACGTGGAATATTTTGAGCATGGAGTCTGGGAGCAATGATGATGCTCAACGCAAAAAATGATGACCATGCATAGTGATCCTATATTAATGTTGTCGTTGTCCGCCCATATTTTGGGATGAATGTGCTTCAATTTTTTCGTTATCTATTATCGTCAATTAGTGAATTTAGCTTTTCTATATTATTTCAGTACAGAATAAACATAAAGATGTTGTTATGTCAATATTATTAAAGTATTTATTATAGTAAGACATAAAATGGTTCTTTGTTTATCTGGTCCTGCATGTATATGATTTGTTCATAGCATCAGAGAACAATTCTAATATTCAGAAGTTAAAGGGTCTCTTTAGTGCTGAGTTTAAATAAACGATTTGGGCACGGCTCGGAAAATTCTGGGAATGGAGATTTATATGGATATAAGCAAAATGAAACTCTTCTTGTCACAGAACGGATACATTTAGAGGTTTTTTTCAAGGTTTGGCATATCTAAGTAAACCCATAGATATTCCTAGTGCTACAAATATACAACTATTTATTGCTTAGCACCTAAGTCTGCTGTGCTGAGGAGAAGGAGTACATGTCCAGAGTTTTGTAGTAGGAAGCTTGATATATCTAATTTACTAACGAATggatatttttaatttataatacCCTAAAGTATGAGGATGGTAACCACTATTCAATAAACACACACAAACttatataaaaaatttgaaatgaaTTTGAGCATACAATAGGTATATTTTACTGGAAATGGTATAAAATGAATTActattttttagttttttaacTTAATTATGAACTACTACTACAAACATCCTTATCTGCgatttctttttaaaaatattgtaGGATTAATGTTACCCTTAATGATTGTACGAAAACGGATGAAAATGCACTAAAAATATTTTATGGCGGTAGAAGATCTGTTACTAGTTATGCTTTCACTCTAGGTGATTCCATTGTCAGTTGGAAAGCTACTCTGCAACCCAATGTGACTCTGTGTACTACAGAAGCACAGTACATGGCATTAACAGAACCGGCAAAAGAAGAAATTCGGTTGAAAGATTTGGTCAGTGATTGGGGTCTACATCATGATCAGGTTACGGTATATTGTGATAGTCTTAGAGCAATCTTTTTATCAGAGGACCAAGTCCATAATGAGCAGACTAAGCACATAGACATAAGATATCATTTTCTAAGAAGTGAGAAGGGAATCAAGACGATTAAAGTGGGTACTGTTGATAATATAAATGATATTTTCACCAAGCTGGTTTCACATAGCAAGTTTCAACATTTTTTGAAATTGCTAAATGTTCGGAGTTGTTGATTTCCCATTTAGGGCAAAATCCGAAAAAGGAATTTTTTTATAATACATCTGAAATTATTATAGTATATCTCGTATATTTTTTTTTAGCGAGAGAATTCAAGTAAAggtggagattttttagaatATATCTTGAATTGGTAATCCCAAATACAGAGATCTCGGGGGGTCTAACTAGAACATATCAACAGTATTATATAAAATCTATTGGCCATAACCTAAACGTATGCTATAATCTGTATCCTCAAGAACAATAAAACTTTTATCGTCTGCCTATTTGTGTTCTTTCTTTAGGTTTAATCTTCTTTGCTTCCATTATAGCACCAAGTCTGAGTACTAAATTTTTAGATAATTCACAAATTTGGCCTATTTAAGAAGCCATTTCAGGAAACACGTTGATTAGAGTGATTTACCTTTCCCCATATTAACCGTaaacagttgataaattattttttGGACCCTTGTTTCCGAATAATTGCAAGTTATGTACATGGACCGATAATCTTGATGGAATACATTCACTAAACCATGTAGTAAATTTAGTAGCCACATTAATTAGTTACTTCATAACAGTTTTAAATATCAGTATTTCAGTTTGGTGTTTGTATATTTATTATTTGCAAGCAAATCATGGAACGAATAAAGAATTTACGGACATGGAACATTTTAATATGAGATTAGGGACCGAGGATGACGTTCAACATAAAAATGATGACCGTGCATGGTGATGTAATATTAATGTTGACGTTGTTTGCCCAGATTTGGGGATGAGTATGCTTCTATATTTTCGTTCTTTATTACCGTCATTTGGTGAACTTGGCTTTTATATTATTTCAATAGAGAAGAAACAAAAGCATGTTATTATGTCAATAAACAGTTTACTCAACCTTATGTTTCTTCTTAAGCACTTTGTGGAATGCAAAGAACGACGATGTTATAAATAAATAGTCATAAAATGATAATGGTTATTATTTTTATGCACTTAATATAACATTTCCAAAATTTAAAATCATTACCAAACTACTTGTTAATCAATGGTTTGTAAAAACAATACTAACTAAAATGAACAATGATAATCGAATAAATAGGTTGTGTCAGGGTTTTGCATTTAACCCCAAAACGGGCACCCATAAACTCTCGTATGCATGTTTTGCACTATatttaacatattctaaaatcatTGTGTTTTTCTTGCCCAATGGTTGTaccatttttttattatttttgtacTATTGTGGAAGAGTTGCTTACAAATTATATGTCATCGATCAAGGATTTTTTCAACTCAAAAATAtatgttgttaggtcacactttcactgtagagggggtgaatacagtgtttattacaatcaaatcaaacttcaagaacttatgtaacagaaaacaaactttatttaaacaataaactctgttacaatctgaaactgttaactctcagtgatgaacaaaatatcacgagagctgctagggttataataaataatattctcgataatgataacactttttgtgtaaaccctatgtctgtgtttatatactacacagttacaagataatcgctaattgatatggaatataattctgcttcctaaaatatatcaatcagatatcttctattccaagtattccattcttcacggaattccttcttcatgcatatctcttcttatgtttatcttgatcttcttaactttaatcagctactgtcattatctgatcgtccttcagcacttaagttctgatatctatcttctgataacataagtactgatatcccttaagttctgacttccagtataagtactgatcagttaagtactgatttgttctgttcaaataagaactgaaatctaaacataaaacatattagccatgacattatcaaatatatctaacatatgtCATATACAATGCCTCATTCCAAAATAAACATTTTAAAGAGTATTCACTTAAGTCAAAATATTATAtacaaagttgcaatatcttTCAAGGTCAATGAAAAACTGATCAGATCCAAAATAAAAGAATGAAATCCTTGCACTCATACGACAAACAAAACTCTTTTCCCATCGACgaaaaaattaattcaaaatttataaGTAATCACTAAAATTCTTTTAATAACAATGCTATCTAATTTAGCTGGTGAACACAAATTACTAGGAAACATGATTATTTAAATTGTATCAGTATTAATACAAGATTAAATTGTTAGTTAACATTCGTACCATATTTTTAACCCAAAATAAAAAGTTCACGCAATTAATGGAAGTCGACAACCACATTCGGCTGCCTTTCCACATCTAAACAATTAATGACTCACATACATAGTGTTAACAATTAATGTACCAGggaatgaatatttttaatttataatagcCTAACGTACAAGAAAGTTAACCACTATGCAATAAACATACACAAACCTATAACACAAATTTGAAATGAATTTGAGCACACAATAGGTATATTTTACTGGAAATcatataaaataaattagttGTTTTTTAGTTTTTCAACTTAATTATAAATTGCTATTACAAACATCCTTTTCTACGATTTCTTGCTAAAAATATTGTATGATTAATGTTACCGTTAATGGTTGTACGAAAACGGATGAAAATGCACCAAAAATTAAGGGGATAAAGAAAAAAATTTGAAGAGAGAAGATTGATGAGAAGGGTAACCGTTATCTCTAAATCTATGTCATAAAATCATAACAATCACCATATATCTCTTATTGTATAACAAACTTTTGTGTCATTTCCCGAGCTTGCCAAGGGCAAGGGCAGCCACTCTCGGGATAGTCGTGCGTGGCAGCTGGTATAGATGAATAAAGACGGACCGCTTTAAGAAGTTGGTAAAGAAACAAATAAGGAAAATATGAATATAACAAACACCTTCAAAATAAGAAAGTCACAATCAAGCTTGATGGAAACAGTTTTGGGACATTCTGAGCAACAAAAAACTTTGGCAAGTGATACCGGCTTTGGCGCTGGATTTTGAATTAGGACAGATACCACATTTTACTGGAGTTCTCTGGTATAGATATAACAGTACAAAATCAAGATATTTATGATTTATTAGGCCCTCTGATGGAGAAAGCGGTTTCAAATATTCAACAACAACATCAAAAAAAAAATGTACATCGCAGTGCCCATAAAAGGCGCAATATATATCTATTTTCAAATTTGACTAAAAGAATAAATCGTATGACTAAAGTTTTTGATGATAATTGCAAATGGTTTAATTGAACGAAACATGATAATACACTTGATCATGGATGTGCTAGACTATGAAATCGAACTTGATAATATTGTGGGGAGGAGTTGTTGATTAGAATCATGGTGAACACAAAGAATAATGGGGGGATATttgatattattattttatccGGGGCCAATTATCATTATCACTTCTTTCTGTTAGTATGTTTACTTTATCATGCACATGTATCTACTTTATACTAATGATTGATggtgaatttcaattttttttca
The sequence above is drawn from the Apium graveolens cultivar Ventura chromosome 2, ASM990537v1, whole genome shotgun sequence genome and encodes:
- the LOC141706005 gene encoding uncharacterized protein LOC141706005 — its product is MDNLEHSQTIDGKVAANNESQTITVESSAAMIPPAGAENQNEDDDICKLIPEIPWEEFDLEDLNFLPFQKPPAEICNNGCQLPLEFGHPGNQKMSAEQYLNPNEAKFNTLTPELRSLIKWQSENARFEGHEAALATGAIGNPKLGAEKNKKRKGLEVDDNYQNNARVMRRGAPTSEAFEFHTHPGRKSSYSINDKLMELHELVPGSQKADMATTLGETVQYLAQVRIREHLLQEEIKQLREAMGSILMHSSVHGIPLNMGVNTEFGGLESPWAHPPVRMFNSSISTMNKPSLLQQNSNASASSSFQPPQVPAPTRWQSTLQDKEIQERIKNLKTWNILSMESGSNDDAQRKK